The proteins below come from a single Prolixibacter sp. NT017 genomic window:
- a CDS encoding phytoene/squalene synthase family protein, which yields MDLYLKTSIDCSRVTTRNYSTSFSLGILMLKPRYRDAIYSIYGYVRFADEIVDTFFEYQQRELLQEFRKQTYEAIERGISMNPVLNSFQHVVNKYHIDHQLIDAFLDSMEMDLDFDVYDEKRLKNYIYGSAEVVGLMCLRVFYPDDDKTYQELVYPARKLGEVFQKVNFLRDIKDDYQGKGRLYFHDINFSCFDEEAKRKIEEDIEADFKEAFQGIIRLHRDVRLGVYLAYLYYRKLFEKIKHTKPNHILKARLRVPGFRKMTLLFTAYARHAFGLII from the coding sequence ATGGACTTGTATCTGAAAACCAGCATTGACTGTAGTCGTGTTACCACCCGGAACTACAGCACATCGTTCTCGCTCGGGATTTTGATGTTGAAACCCCGTTATCGTGATGCGATTTACTCCATTTATGGTTATGTCCGTTTTGCGGATGAGATTGTCGATACCTTCTTCGAGTATCAGCAACGGGAGCTTTTGCAAGAGTTCCGGAAGCAAACTTACGAGGCAATTGAGCGGGGCATTAGTATGAACCCGGTGCTGAACAGTTTCCAGCATGTGGTAAACAAATATCATATCGATCATCAGCTCATCGATGCTTTTCTCGACAGCATGGAGATGGACCTGGATTTTGATGTGTACGATGAAAAGCGGCTCAAGAACTACATTTATGGCTCAGCCGAAGTGGTTGGATTGATGTGTCTGCGTGTTTTTTATCCCGATGATGACAAGACTTACCAGGAATTGGTTTATCCGGCGAGGAAGCTGGGAGAGGTTTTTCAGAAAGTAAATTTCCTGCGCGACATCAAAGATGATTACCAGGGGAAAGGACGCCTTTATTTTCATGACATCAACTTTTCATGTTTTGATGAGGAAGCCAAGCGAAAAATAGAGGAGGATATTGAAGCTGATTTTAAAGAGGCTTTTCAGGGAATCATCAGGCTACACCGCGACGTCCGGCTTGGGGTTTATCTTGCCTATTTGTATTATCGTAAATTATTCGAAAAAATTAAACACACCAAACCAAATCATATCCTGAAAGCGCGGCTACGTGTTCCCGGATTTCGAAAAATGACATTGCTTTTTACGGCGTATGCCCGTCATGCTTTTGGTTTGATTATTTAA
- a CDS encoding lycopene cyclase domain-containing protein, which translates to MATGKYTYFILLFLSLLGPLLLSFDKKVHYHKCWKFLFPAILRAAVLFILWDVIFTQAAIWGFNEKYIVGWQIWHLPVEEWLFFLIIPFSCLFIFDVIVFYFPGAEFRSKRLNRAILVVLAGLLLAFSLYFRNRYYTFIVSLLTASYLVMILIFRRRINWLAHFLIAYLIALIPFSIVNGILTSLPVVRYNPSDNIGVRLMTIPLEDFVYLFLLLLMVTDFYKVLLRRNSK; encoded by the coding sequence ATGGCTACCGGAAAGTATACATATTTTATTCTTTTATTCCTGAGCCTTCTCGGGCCGTTATTGCTTAGTTTCGACAAGAAGGTGCATTACCATAAGTGCTGGAAATTTCTGTTTCCTGCCATCTTGCGGGCAGCGGTACTGTTCATTTTGTGGGATGTCATTTTTACCCAGGCCGCTATCTGGGGGTTCAATGAAAAGTACATTGTTGGATGGCAGATTTGGCACCTTCCGGTGGAAGAGTGGCTTTTTTTCCTGATTATCCCGTTCAGCTGTTTGTTTATTTTTGATGTAATTGTTTTTTATTTCCCGGGAGCGGAATTTCGGTCAAAGCGTTTAAATAGAGCAATTTTGGTTGTTTTAGCTGGCCTCTTGTTAGCTTTCTCTCTTTATTTCAGAAACCGGTACTACACCTTTATTGTGTCACTTCTGACTGCTTCTTATCTCGTTATGATTCTCATTTTTAGGCGTCGTATTAACTGGCTGGCCCACTTTCTGATTGCCTACCTGATTGCCTTAATTCCATTCTCGATTGTGAACGGAATCCTCACCAGCCTTCCGGTTGTTCGGTACAACCCGTCCGATAATATTGGCGTGCGTCTTATGACCATTCCGCTTGAAGATTTTGTCTATTTGTTTTTGCTGCTTTTAATGGTGACTGATTTTTACAAAGTGCTTTTGCGGAGAAATAGTAAGTGA
- a CDS encoding aminopeptidase C, which yields MNRFKFFMLLAGLLAFTWNVSAQDKEKSNKEEGYHFTTVKELPHTSVKDQYRSGTCWAFSGLSFLESEMLRMGKPKVNLSEMFVVYHCYIDKAIKTVRLHGNLNFGPGGAFHDVTYVLKNYGIVPEDVYTGLNYGEKKHVHGEMDDVLKGIVDAVIENKNKKLSTAWEESVTGTLDAYLGDLPTKFEYKGKDYTPKTFANEYCGLNPNDYVEITSFTHHPFYSKFKLEVPDNWEWDEVYNVPLDEMMKIIDNSLNNGYTVAWAADVSEKGFSTSKKGVAVVPDADVKDMTNSELSKWEKLTDKQKNEELYKMDKPGKEKHITQEIRQEAFDDWQTTDDHGMHIIGLAKDQNGTMYYKVKNSWGDYNAWDGYFYASKPYVRYKTTCIMVNKNAIPKAIREKLGL from the coding sequence ATGAATCGTTTTAAGTTTTTTATGCTCCTGGCTGGGTTATTAGCATTTACGTGGAATGTTTCGGCACAGGACAAGGAGAAGAGTAATAAAGAAGAAGGCTATCATTTTACGACCGTCAAAGAGTTACCCCATACTTCGGTTAAAGATCAATATCGTTCTGGAACGTGCTGGGCATTCAGCGGCCTCTCTTTTCTCGAGTCGGAAATGTTGCGTATGGGCAAGCCGAAGGTTAATCTTTCGGAAATGTTTGTGGTTTACCATTGCTATATCGACAAGGCAATTAAGACCGTACGTTTGCACGGAAACCTGAATTTCGGTCCCGGTGGTGCTTTCCACGATGTGACCTACGTGCTGAAAAACTACGGTATTGTTCCGGAAGATGTATACACTGGTCTTAACTACGGAGAGAAGAAGCATGTTCATGGGGAGATGGACGACGTGTTGAAAGGTATTGTTGATGCAGTGATTGAAAACAAAAACAAGAAGCTTTCTACTGCGTGGGAAGAATCAGTAACCGGAACGCTGGATGCGTATCTTGGTGACTTGCCGACAAAATTTGAATACAAAGGGAAAGATTATACTCCGAAGACTTTTGCCAACGAATATTGCGGTTTGAATCCTAATGATTATGTCGAAATTACTTCGTTTACGCATCATCCTTTCTACTCTAAGTTCAAACTCGAAGTGCCGGATAACTGGGAGTGGGACGAAGTGTACAATGTTCCGCTGGACGAGATGATGAAAATTATCGACAATTCGCTGAATAACGGTTATACCGTTGCCTGGGCTGCCGATGTGAGTGAGAAAGGATTTTCTACTTCTAAAAAAGGAGTTGCAGTCGTTCCGGATGCAGATGTGAAGGATATGACGAATTCTGAACTGTCTAAATGGGAAAAGCTGACTGACAAACAGAAGAATGAGGAACTCTACAAAATGGATAAGCCCGGAAAAGAGAAGCACATTACCCAGGAAATACGCCAGGAAGCATTCGACGATTGGCAAACAACCGACGATCACGGAATGCACATTATCGGTTTGGCTAAAGATCAAAACGGTACCATGTACTACAAAGTGAAAAATTCGTGGGGTGATTATAACGCATGGGACGGATACTTCTATGCTTCGAAACCTTACGTTCGTTACAAGACCACTTGTATCATGGTAAATAAAAATGCTATTCCGAAAGCAATTAGGGAAAAGCTGGGACTTTAA
- a CDS encoding FtsX-like permease family protein produces the protein MMTKNYIKLAIRNLRRNKDYFFINVFGLAIGMACAILVMLHVWTQTHFDDFHPDDSRLYRATIESKMGSIGTNFAVTPPRFAFGLKKRVPEIEQACRIYKSERKILLKTKNDEVLDAPSLLFVDSTFFDMFGFKLLQGNPATCLSKEKSIVITKSMAKTYFPEGALGKKIISENDTKWTITGVVEDCPYNTQIQYSALASLPTLELPNNSWLSSFLYTYYRFKPGVDMDKPAPPNAIGGITDIEYKLLQAYLKAATPEIERTTKMTPQEFHDMGNNFIIKLQQISRIHLFSHLNYEMSKNANIETLIVLGAISLLIILIAAINYANLSTARLAGRTREIGIRKLLGSHRRDMARQFLAESITISFISLFLALVIVELAFPQLEEMYQFSSPSLSQSLLKLSPIIFGIALITGIIAGLYPAFYVTRFTPATILQNQKKLGPRAKGLRGVLVILQFLFSIVIIYSTSTIYRQLNYIQSKSIGFDKNNLLVLDNSTGLGDNRDAFAERIKALPRVTDLSYSSAVPGQLIDMYTFHRMNDSTNQNYLLQVNWADNHFLKTYGMHFIDSTKAIPDESTDPNHLFSQSKDSTAQSGSEIKPIAVILNEKAVQYMGLKDPVGKHLLRLLQNGDQVEYTVKGVVRNFHFESFHEEVQPLIFLPEVPRFSRFTSIRFKSPPSDRDIAEVKKIWKEENPTTLFSEFSMSDNLQKQYTEERSTGEVAVAFSFFAIFIACMGLYSLMALITVYRTKEIGIRKVLGAGTRELVFLLSKETLQLVVLASLLALPLAYQISRLWLSRFAYQVNLSITNYLFVSAAVFAIAIFTVYRQLWRTINADPAESLRYE, from the coding sequence ATGATGACCAAAAACTACATAAAGCTGGCGATCCGGAACCTCCGCCGAAACAAGGATTACTTTTTTATCAACGTTTTCGGATTGGCGATCGGTATGGCCTGTGCTATACTGGTAATGCTTCATGTATGGACCCAAACACACTTCGATGATTTTCATCCGGATGACAGCCGGTTGTATCGGGCCACTATCGAATCGAAAATGGGAAGTATCGGAACCAACTTTGCAGTTACCCCTCCCCGATTTGCTTTTGGTTTGAAGAAACGCGTTCCCGAGATTGAACAGGCGTGTCGCATATACAAAAGCGAACGTAAAATTCTGCTGAAAACAAAGAATGACGAAGTTTTGGATGCACCGTCACTCCTTTTTGTCGATTCCACGTTTTTCGATATGTTCGGGTTTAAACTCCTGCAAGGTAATCCTGCCACCTGCCTGTCGAAAGAAAAAAGCATCGTCATTACCAAATCGATGGCGAAAACCTATTTCCCGGAAGGAGCCCTAGGCAAGAAGATTATTTCGGAGAACGATACCAAATGGACAATTACCGGTGTGGTTGAAGATTGTCCGTATAACACGCAAATTCAATACAGTGCATTAGCCTCGCTTCCTACGCTGGAGTTACCCAACAACTCCTGGTTATCGAGCTTTCTCTACACCTACTACCGCTTTAAGCCGGGAGTAGATATGGACAAGCCGGCTCCGCCCAATGCCATTGGCGGCATTACCGATATTGAATATAAATTGCTGCAGGCATACCTCAAAGCCGCGACACCGGAAATTGAGCGAACTACCAAGATGACTCCCCAGGAATTCCATGACATGGGGAATAATTTCATTATCAAACTGCAACAAATTAGCAGAATTCATCTTTTCTCGCATCTCAACTACGAGATGTCGAAGAATGCCAATATTGAAACGCTGATCGTTCTTGGAGCCATTTCGCTGTTAATTATCCTCATTGCTGCCATCAACTACGCTAACCTGTCTACTGCACGATTGGCCGGAAGAACCCGTGAAATCGGAATCCGCAAATTGTTAGGCTCGCACCGGAGAGATATGGCCCGTCAGTTTTTAGCTGAGTCGATTACCATCAGTTTTATTTCGCTATTCCTTGCCCTGGTCATTGTTGAACTGGCTTTCCCACAGCTCGAAGAGATGTATCAGTTTTCGAGTCCGTCACTATCGCAGTCATTGCTCAAACTATCCCCGATAATATTCGGAATTGCTTTAATTACGGGAATCATTGCGGGGTTGTATCCTGCTTTTTATGTTACCCGCTTCACCCCGGCCACCATTTTGCAGAACCAGAAAAAACTGGGCCCACGTGCCAAAGGTTTGCGAGGCGTACTAGTGATTCTTCAGTTCCTATTTTCCATTGTGATCATCTATTCAACCTCGACCATCTACCGACAACTGAATTACATTCAATCCAAAAGCATTGGCTTCGATAAGAATAACTTGCTCGTTTTGGACAATTCAACCGGCTTGGGAGACAACCGTGACGCATTCGCTGAGCGAATAAAAGCTCTACCGCGTGTTACCGATCTCTCTTATTCAAGCGCTGTTCCGGGTCAACTAATCGATATGTATACTTTTCATAGAATGAATGATTCGACCAACCAGAACTATCTTCTGCAGGTAAATTGGGCAGACAATCATTTTCTCAAGACCTATGGTATGCACTTTATCGATTCGACCAAAGCAATACCGGACGAATCGACCGACCCAAATCACCTGTTCAGCCAGTCAAAGGATTCAACGGCTCAATCGGGTAGTGAAATAAAACCAATCGCTGTTATTCTCAATGAAAAAGCAGTGCAATACATGGGACTAAAAGACCCGGTTGGTAAGCATCTTCTCCGTTTGCTCCAAAATGGCGACCAGGTTGAATACACCGTTAAGGGAGTCGTGCGTAATTTTCATTTCGAATCATTTCACGAAGAAGTGCAACCACTGATTTTTCTACCGGAAGTTCCGCGTTTCAGCAGGTTCACCTCCATACGTTTTAAATCTCCGCCTTCCGATAGAGATATTGCAGAAGTGAAAAAAATATGGAAAGAGGAAAACCCAACCACCTTGTTTAGTGAGTTTTCCATGTCGGACAACTTGCAAAAACAGTATACCGAAGAACGCTCGACGGGTGAAGTGGCCGTAGCATTTTCATTCTTTGCCATATTCATTGCCTGCATGGGATTGTACTCACTCATGGCATTGATAACGGTATACCGGACCAAAGAAATTGGTATTAGAAAAGTACTAGGTGCTGGTACACGAGAATTGGTATTCCTTCTATCAAAAGAAACATTGCAGTTGGTCGTATTAGCCAGCTTGCTGGCACTGCCGCTCGCCTACCAGATATCCAGGTTATGGCTATCGAGATTTGCCTACCAGGTTAACCTCAGTATTACCAATTACCTGTTTGTTTCTGCAGCTGTTTTTGCGATAGCTATATTTACTGTTTATCGTCAACTGTGGAGAACAATTAACGCCGACCCAGCTGAGTCACTTAGATACGAATAA
- a CDS encoding ABC transporter ATP-binding protein, which yields MINLQDISKVFTTREVETRALTNINLTIDEGEFVSVMGPSGCGKTTLLNIMGLIETPSSGTYYFDNRIVSSLSERQRTDIRKESFSYVFQSFNLIDELTVRENIELPLIYQKIHSTERKKRVDNLLDRFNLGHRSDYFPQQLSGGQQQRVAVARAIVSRPRIILADEPTGNLDSTHGEEIMRLLTSLNEEGTTIVMVTHSKMHAQRAQRIIHLFDGHVVTENFTMPTGI from the coding sequence ATGATAAATTTACAGGATATCTCTAAGGTTTTCACAACAAGAGAGGTGGAAACCAGAGCATTAACCAATATAAACCTAACAATAGATGAAGGAGAATTTGTCAGTGTAATGGGACCTTCAGGCTGCGGAAAAACAACCTTGCTGAATATTATGGGCCTGATTGAAACTCCCAGCTCCGGCACTTATTATTTTGACAACCGGATCGTTTCGAGCTTAAGTGAACGTCAACGAACCGATATCCGAAAAGAAAGTTTCTCGTACGTTTTTCAGAGCTTTAATTTGATCGACGAATTAACCGTCCGTGAAAACATTGAGTTGCCACTGATTTACCAAAAAATACATTCGACAGAACGCAAGAAGAGAGTAGACAATTTACTTGACCGGTTCAACCTGGGGCATCGCTCCGATTATTTTCCCCAGCAACTTTCGGGAGGTCAACAGCAAAGGGTTGCCGTAGCCAGAGCGATCGTGAGCAGGCCGCGCATTATTTTAGCTGATGAGCCAACCGGAAACCTGGATAGTACGCATGGCGAAGAAATCATGCGGCTGTTAACCAGCTTGAATGAGGAAGGAACCACCATTGTAATGGTCACCCACTCCAAAATGCATGCACAACGGGCACAACGTATCATCCACCTGTTCGACGGACACGTTGTTACCGAAAATTTCACGATGCCAACCGGAATTTAA
- a CDS encoding sigma-54 dependent transcriptional regulator — protein sequence MEKFGKILVVDDNEDILFSLRLLLRQHVEKVTTESDPGNIPVLLKKEEFDVILLDMNFTKDAISGQEGFFWLQKILEIDPSAVVLFITAYGDVEKSVRAIKEGATDFILKPWQNEKLLATINSALNLCKSKRELAQLRIRQQAINRVMNKSFADFVGKSPEMQDVYDSISKVAGTDASVLILGENGTGKELVARALHANSLRKDETFISVDLGAISETLFESELFGHVKGSFTDAKVDRPGRFEIASGGTLFLDEIGNLSLPLQAKLLTVLERREVLRVGSNKPKPIDVRLICATNMNLPQMIAEGKFRQDLLYRINTVEVDLPPLREREGDIPLLANHFFAVYARKYKKAVRGITKDAMQRLEEYKWPGNVRELQHVVERAVIMSEDEWINADDLQLRTVSQSSEGLDLENYNLDEVEKTVILKVMKMHHGNISKAASELGLTRTSLYRRLEKYGL from the coding sequence ATGGAAAAATTTGGGAAGATTCTCGTTGTAGATGACAACGAGGATATTTTGTTTTCTCTCCGCCTTCTTCTGCGACAGCATGTAGAAAAGGTAACTACTGAAAGCGACCCGGGAAATATTCCGGTCTTACTGAAAAAAGAAGAGTTCGATGTCATCCTGCTCGATATGAACTTCACCAAGGATGCTATCAGCGGGCAGGAGGGGTTTTTCTGGTTGCAGAAAATACTGGAAATTGATCCATCGGCAGTTGTTCTTTTCATCACAGCTTATGGTGATGTTGAAAAGAGCGTTCGGGCTATAAAGGAAGGTGCCACCGATTTTATTCTGAAACCCTGGCAAAATGAGAAGCTTCTGGCGACTATCAATTCAGCCCTAAACCTTTGTAAATCGAAGAGAGAGCTGGCTCAGCTGCGCATTCGGCAGCAGGCTATCAACCGGGTGATGAACAAATCTTTCGCCGATTTTGTCGGTAAATCCCCCGAGATGCAGGATGTGTACGATTCGATTAGCAAAGTGGCTGGAACGGATGCCAGCGTTTTGATTCTCGGTGAAAACGGTACTGGGAAAGAGTTGGTTGCCCGAGCTTTACATGCTAATTCCCTTCGGAAGGACGAGACGTTTATTAGTGTCGATTTGGGAGCCATTAGTGAAACACTATTCGAAAGTGAACTTTTTGGACACGTGAAAGGCTCGTTTACTGATGCTAAAGTCGATCGGCCCGGACGATTCGAAATCGCTTCCGGTGGAACCTTGTTTCTGGATGAGATTGGTAACCTGTCGCTTCCCTTGCAGGCTAAATTACTGACGGTTTTGGAAAGGAGAGAAGTTTTGCGAGTAGGTTCGAACAAACCCAAGCCAATTGATGTCCGGTTGATTTGTGCGACAAATATGAACCTGCCTCAGATGATTGCTGAAGGCAAATTCCGGCAGGATTTACTTTACCGGATCAATACCGTGGAGGTTGATTTGCCTCCCTTGCGGGAGCGCGAAGGCGATATCCCCTTACTGGCCAATCACTTTTTTGCGGTGTATGCCCGGAAATATAAAAAAGCTGTTCGCGGCATAACGAAGGATGCGATGCAACGGCTCGAAGAATATAAATGGCCGGGAAACGTCAGGGAACTTCAGCATGTGGTTGAAAGGGCAGTCATCATGAGTGAAGACGAGTGGATCAATGCCGACGATCTTCAATTGCGTACGGTTTCACAATCCAGCGAGGGACTTGACCTCGAAAATTATAACCTCGATGAGGTGGAAAAAACGGTTATTCTGAAAGTGATGAAGATGCATCATGGTAATATATCCAAGGCTGCTTCGGAGCTTGGACTGACAAGAACCTCACTTTACCGCAGACTTGAAAAATATGGGCTCTAG